A portion of the Colius striatus isolate bColStr4 chromosome 1, bColStr4.1.hap1, whole genome shotgun sequence genome contains these proteins:
- the RESF1 gene encoding retroelement silencing factor 1 isoform X5: protein MDWNGRPFQNADANKNMQSAETRYPQLLSTAQGFPQTNACSSKNACTYAGNNQMLYLPTSNVTFPLVNAEGFRTSDQVLPGASVAGKDFRISKYSVDQHPSSWAPIGPKLPNQTSRLRAEMTQTSWPDSNAPIYRTLPSVSSQMNSGSNMKNVVWESQYVTTNSYTVHPQIPHQNSMRTTMLYQSNTNSQNNPIIGIPGQHVQNQICHSNTQFKVSHSLNQNTEANVQIVHYRASQMGSEAPGNCSAQSLMLANCDSRNAAQSSVVAPQAGQNVPNGYIISQRRHPSDMKNASGFNSVQQHYQKLQPGEVNHSLGNVYNSNGNVTANQSLNAMSVPPPDISKELDDVIQELETLSSVTASKTLSNPASVQESQTTSLMNRPVNSQVSSLVVEKMKRARDRLAWEAQNLLTIKKKCVLLEKLHHYKRKLLAASEHNNLRVPPSYQEAFANRLSWVPNPNVPLSPSKTLRIENPVRSSSPEERNANDVANADNRELEITQSNLQVEQRSLSLSSASSSSSTPSFCSAPSLNSASSSSAPSSSSVPLSSSPLLSSDPSSSFTSSSNFTPSLSSAPPSSFTPSLSSAPLSSFGPSSSSAPPPSQSKLPAQLNSLESTPSSEQKDTCALTSSQKDVTSLNKGSCFSLVDGGVKIASKDVPGNSSFLQFVLSSANVLKEKTAGATADKILTGLLCSEKPMIDTTVSDKSSLKDTSEKKTESKKGEQPFMVHTNSPVSEATESGGANFQGDVAQKKTLLTEKTSSKQNNGSYTMEELTACLGLWRNSGPSETISVQNSQLNGSSTANQISSYSQTTKNGEQNNVPVSTVGEILPVTSASPGQKLDTMSCNLLKSFELQVAVVTPLVLLEQRTQNQQIDKCPASVGKMTAVTDSRSTCSLQEAGKNELGVVNTDKATIASPSNCVLAQKVDTNLQQTKLADENGIIKNSANANDLYGENQSKVSKPAQDARENPQNKPSFPELGINPSSEIFQEVARDHKDRQAVLETGYTSTAVLEDQMFCITSVCSLVEGDTSYNPQIASIFKPVPELDALNGTMSEGNASDPEQKEQQQVFSRNKLSSNTPQRDSLLLKILDTSSNCKSKAGNNLDCSTTSNLKKQSSGGPPNTVSASKQNRPLIASFKHPKTYLKGPTHTRQELALNSPISSSSLTAETAGVNSEQNYVCCKNSTEKEENFFGARPIKYLNNQLYELVKEFPYGIEGADILTKEPVQNNSVAERMENQPQKETQICDKNSHLNDPVDQIKIEVLSSDQVQELFPEHSQCSSNEKKSVGSQQSEKASAEENHEGNIQPSQSLFEKKKNTQDPSSPTVKKTDDCSLMSSPSVACEMPPWKSEMSVSEKNDDQLSKFKNTSSTETLDNNSEIDAVMENCAVGNLPNSEKTPNSDSENNICKNTSPVDKKPSLKVNNEHKLLTRQQEKYEPLNSSENQDVDKTRKNSWKEETQINRGSPLLDKEFHSDKKEHQTATEELSERAGHTDAADTTNSSKKKKRLFKRESLSKDKTKTGLAMKFQGVRKSETVEGKHDKVNQGQKNETCKENSAEEQICRKQKEIPRQDVGVHIKDKGKLSAEIKHTKLNSYRDDAVKFPNVATVDLKARNHKYPQHKCIKVHPSQEQPYKRKRKETMIGKRDPKKSKVEEESLKQSEAKNSQQLPHNCVINTDKAKKLNGENGWKPRTSLADHAVLKLQRKRGRPSTISKNYFSNRDKHLEGQNKDKGSERMFSDKNMLYFNRRNNRLKFHLQKEPKKHYLNRVAFKRMAQERIYLTKLETSPVRPICHRKSKVSQNSPDAKRRASASEVEKSCEPQALEFKLYPEMLLRNPATDEENLAAKNSSEREKAIVAGVKSKKEDWLKSDPVKQKKLEEIFTGIFQKEITCCCAPTQ, encoded by the exons ATGGACTGGAATGGCAGGCCATTCCAGAATGCTGATGCAAATAAGAACATGCAAAGTGCGGAAACGCGTTATCCTCAGTTGCTTTCTACTGCACAGGGTTTTCCTCAAACAAATGCTTGTTCCTCTAAAAATGCATGTACTTATGCTGGAAATAACCAAATGCTGTATCTGCCTACTAGCAATGTTACCTTTCCTCTTGTAAATGCTGAAGGATTCAGAACTTCAGATCAGGTCTTACCAGGAGCATCTGTAGCTGGTAAGGACTTTCGAATCTCAAAATACTCAGTTGATCAACATCCATCATCCTGGGCACCAATAGGTCCAAAACTGCCCAATCAGACATCACGTTTGCGGGCAGAGATGACTCAGACTTCTTGGCCAGACTCTAATGCCCCCATTTACAGAACATTGCCTTCTGTGTCTTCTCAGATGAACTCTGGAAGTAATATGAAGAATGTAGTTTGGGAATCTCAGTATGTAACCACAAATAGTTACACTGTGCATCCACAAATACCACATCAAAATTCCATGAGAACTACAATGTTATATCAAAGTAACACTAATTCCCAGAATAATCCTATTATTGGTATACCTGGACAACATGTCCAAAACCAAATATGTCATTCCAACACTCAGTTTAAGGTTTCACACTCACTGAATCAAAATACTGAAGCAAATGTACAGATAGTACATTATAGAGCAAGTCAGATGGGATCAGAAGCTCCTGGCAACTGTTCTGCACAGTCTTTGAtgcttgccaactgtgattcaaGGAATGCAGCACAGTCTTCAGTAGTTGCACCACAGGCAGGTCAAAATGTACCTAATGGATACATCATTAGCCAACGGAGGCACCCATCAGATATGAAAAATGCTTCTGGTTTTAACAGTGTTCAGCAACACTATCAGAAACTGCAACCTGGAGAAGTCAATCATTCACTTGGGAATGTCTACAATTCAAACGGAAATGTGACAGCAAATCAATCTTTGAATGCAATGTCTGTGCCACCCCCTGACATTTCCAAAGAACTGGATGATGTTATACAAGAACTGGAAACTCTTTCCTCTGTGACTGCTTCAAAGACACTGAGTAATCCTGCTTCAGTTCAGGAAAGCCAGACTACTAGTTTAATGAATAGGCCTGTTAATTCTCAAGTTTCTTCATTAGTagtagaaaaaatgaaaagggcaAGGGACAGACTAGCTTGGGAAGCTCAAAATCTGctcactattaaaaaaaaatgtgtcctgCTTGAAAAGTTGCATCATTACAAAAGAAAACTCTTAGCAGCTTCAGAACATAACAACCTCCGAGTACCTCCGAGTTATCAAGAAGCATTTGCTAATCGTCTTTCGTGGGTGCCCAACCCAAATGTACCGCTATCTCCATCTAAAACATTGAGGATAGAGAATCCAGTACGTTCCTCTTCACCTGAAGAAAGAAATGCCAATGATGTAGCCAATGCTGATAACAGAGAATTAGAAATTACTCAAAGTAACCTTCAGGTGGAGCAGAGAAGCCTTTCATTGAGCTCTGCTTCTTCATCTAGCTCCACTCCTTCATTTTGCTCTGCTCCTTCATTGAATTCTGCTTCATCAAGTTCTGCTCCTTCGTCAAGTTCTGTTCCTTTGTCGAGTTCTCCTCTGCTGAGTTCTGATCCTTCATCGAGTTTCACTTCTTCATCGAATTTCACTCCTTCACTGAGCTCTGCTCCTCCATCGAGTTTCACTCCTTCATTGAGCTCAGCTCCTTTGTCGAGCTTTGGTCCTTCATCAAGCTctgcacctcctccctctcagagCAAACTCCCAGCTCAATTAAATAGTCTAGAGAGCACTCCCAGCTCAGAACAAAAGGACACATGTGCCTTGACCTCGTCTCAAAAAGATGTGACGTCCTTGAATAAGGGTTCATGTTTTAGTCTAGTAGATGGCGGTGTCAAAATTGCATCAAAGGATGTGCCAGGTAACTCATCATTTCTGCAGTTTGTATTGAGCAGTGCAAATGTATTGAAAGAGAAGACAGCTGGTGCTACTGCTGATAAAATACTGACTGGTCTCCTGTGTAGTGAAAAACCAATGATAGATACGACAGTCTCAGATAAAAGCTCACTAAAAGACACTagtgagaagaaaacagaaagtaagaAAGGGGAGCAGCCATTTATGGTTCACACAAACTCTCCTGTATCAGAAGCAACAGAATCTGGTGGAGCCAATTTCCAGGGTGATGTAGCTCAGAAGAAAACACTACTTACTGAAAAGACATCGTCAAAACAGAACAATGGTAGTTACACTATGGAAGAGTTAACTGCGTGTCTGGGCTTGTGGAGAAACTCTGGCCCATCGGAGACCATAAGTGTGCAAAATAGCCAGTTAAATGGAAGCTCCACAGCAAATCAGATTTCATCTTACAGCCAAACCACAAAAAATGGAGAACAAAACAATGTTCCAGTTAGTACAGTTGGAGAAATTTTGCCTGTAACAAGCGCTTCTCCAGGACAGAAACTCGATACGATGAGTTGCAATTTGTTAAAAAGTTTTGAACTCCAAGTTGCAGTTGTTACTCCTTTAGTACTTTTGGAACAGAGAACCCAGAATCAGCAGATAGACAAATGTCCAGCATCCGTAGGTAAAATGACTGCAGTGACTGACTCGAGAAGCACATGTAGCTTGCAAGAAGCAGGGAAAAATGAATTAGGTGTAGTAAATACCGATAAAGCAACAATAGCATCACCCAGTAATTGTGTTCTGGCACAGAAGGTAGACACAAATTTGCAGCAGACAAAATTAGCTGATGAAAATGGAATAATAAAAAACAGTGCAAATGCAAATGATTTGTATGGTGAAAACCAAAGTAAAGTTAGTAAACCTGCACAAGATGCCAGAGAAAATCCGCAAAACAAGCCTTCTTTTCCTGAATTGGGCATAAATCCTTCTAGTGAAATCTTTCAAGAAGTTGCAAGAGACCATAAAGACAGGCAAGCTGTGTTAGAAACAGGATATACATCCACAGCTGTGTTGGAAGACCAGATGTTTTGTATTACTAGTGTATGTTCTCTTGTTGAAGGTGATACATCTTACAATCCACAAATAGCAAGTATCTTCAAGCCAGTCCCTGAGCTGGATGCATTAAATGGTACCATGTCAGAAGGAAATGCATCTGACCCAGAgcaaaaggagcagcagcaggtctTTTCTAGAAACAAGCTGAGCAGTAACACTCCTCAAAGAGACAGCTTGCTGCTAAAGATATTGGACACAtcatcaaactgcaagagtaaAGCAGGTAATAATTTGGATTGTAGCACAACTAGTAATTTGAAGAAACAAAGCAGTGGCGGTCCTCCTAACACAGTTTCTGCCTCAAAACAAAATAGGCCACTCATTGCATCTTTCAAGCATCCTAAAACTTACTTGAAAGGTCCTACTCATACAAGGCAAGAGTTGGCTCTCAATTCACCAATTTCCTCAAGCAGCCTAACTGCTGAAACTGCGGGTGTCAACAGTGAACAGAATTACGTGTGCTGTAAAAATAGcacagaaaaagaggagaacTTCTTTGGAGCACGACCTATAAAATATCTAAACAATCAGTTGTATGAACTAGTGAAAGAGTTTCCATATGGCATTGAAGGTGCTGATATACTAACAAAAGAACCAGTCCAAAATAATTCTGTGGCAGAGAGAATGGAGAATCAACCTCAAAAAGAGACTCAGATTTGTGACAAGAATTCTCATTTGAATGACCCAGTAGATCAGATAAAAATTGAGGTATTAAGCTCTGATCAGGTGCAAGAACTGTTTCCTGAACACAGCCAGTGTTCATCTAATGAGAAGAAGAGTGTAGGGAGTCAGCAGTCAGAAAAGGCTTCAGCTGAGGAGAATCATGAAGGCAATATTCAGCCTAGCCAGAGTctatttgagaagaaaaagaatacacAAGACCCCTCCAGCCCCACGGTAAAAAAAACCGACGATTGTTCTTTGATGAGTTCTCCGTCTGTAGCTTGTGAAATGCCACCCTGGAAATCTGAAATGtctgtttcagagaaaaatgatgATCAACTTTCAAAATTCAAAAATACTAGCTCTACAGAGACACTGGATAACAACAGTGAAATTGATGCTGTAATGGAGAACTGTGCAGTGGGAAACTTGCCAAATTctgaaaaaacaccaaacagtGATAGCGAAAACAATATTTGCAAAAACACCTCTCCAGTGGACAAAAAACCCAGTCTAAAGGTGAATAATGAACACAAACTGCTTacaagacaacaggaaaaatatgAACCACTTAATTCCTCTGAAAACCAGGATGTCGATAAAACTAGGAAGAACAGCTGGAAGGAAGAGACGCAGATCAACAGAGGAAGTCCATTGTTAGACAAAGAGTTTCATTCTGACAAAAAAGAACATCAGACAGCCACAGAAGAGTTGTCAGAGAGAGCTGGCCATACAGATGCAGCTGACACGACAAACtcatccaaaaagaaaaagaggcttttcaaAAGGGAGTCCCTTTCAaaagataaaaccaaaacaggTTTGGCCATGAAATTCCAAGGTGTTCGTAAGTCAGAAACTGTTGAAGGTAAGCACGATAAAGTTAATCAAggacaaaaaaatgaaacctgTAAAGAGAACTCAGCTGAAGAACAGATCTGTAGGAAGCAAAAGGAGATACCCAGACAAGATGTAGGAGTTCACATCAAAGATAAAGGCAAATTGtcagcagaaataaaacatacaaaacTGAATAGTTATCGTGATGATGCTGTAAAGTTCCCAAATGTTGCGACCGTAGACTTAAAGGCAAGAAACCACAAATACCCTCAGCATAAATGTATCAAAGTTCATCCGTCACAGGAGCAGCCGTACAAAcggaaaaggaaggaaactaTGATTGGGAAGAGAGACCCTAAGAAATCAAAGGTAGAAGAGGAAAGCCTGAAACAATCTGAAGCAAAGAATTCCCAGCAGCTTCCACATAATTGTGTGATAAATACTGACAAAGCTAAAAAACTGAATGGAGAAAATGGCTGGAAACCGAGGACTTCATTAGCAGATCATGCTGTCCTtaaactgcagagaaaaagaggTCGACCTTCTACCATCTCTAAAAACTACTTTTCTAACAGAGACAAACATCTTGAGGGtcaaaacaaagacaagggCTCTGAGAGGATGTTTTCTGATAAAAATATGCTATACTTCAATAGAAGAAATAACAGATTGAAATTTCATCTTcaaaaggaaccaaaaaaaCACTACCTGAACAGAGTTGCGTTTAAACGTATGGCACAGGAACGAATATACCTGACAAAGTTAGAGACATCACCTGTCAGACCCATCTGCCATAGAAAGTCCAAAGTGTCCCAAAACAGCCCTGATGCGAAAAGACGCGCTTCTGCCTCAGAAGTCGAGAAGTCATGCGAACCGCAAGCACTTGAGTTTAAGCTGTATCCAGAGATGCTGTTGAGAAATCCAGCCACCGATGAAGAAAACTTAGCTGCAAAGAACTCCTCGGAAAGAGAAAAGGCCATTGTGGCAG GTGTCAAGAGTAAAAAAGAAGATTGGTTAAAAAGTGATCCagtgaagcaaaaaaaattgGAAGAGATCTTCACAG gtatttttcagaaagaaattacttGCTGTTGTGCTCCTACCCAGTAA